The proteins below are encoded in one region of Pelecanus crispus isolate bPelCri1 chromosome 4, bPelCri1.pri, whole genome shotgun sequence:
- the LOC104036679 gene encoding claudin-22, which yields MALVYRPMMQCSGIVFSLLGWVLSCLTTYLPQWKNLNLELNELEIWTMGLWQACVVQEEGGMQCKDFDSFLALPPELRISRILMVFSNGSGLLGLLLSGFGLDCLKIGERQQEQKKRLLLFGGMLFWISGITAIVPVSWVAHSTVQEFWDENIPDIVPRWDFGEALFVGWLAGFCLILGGSLLNCTVCSTEVHPSSVHYAVAEQQDQCQHLETETRP from the coding sequence ATGGCCTTGGTCTATCGACCAATGATGCAATGCAGTGGCATTGTGTTCTCTCTGTTGGGATGGGTCCTGTCCTGCCTCACCACCTATTTACCCCAGTGGAAAAATCTTAACTTGGAACTGAATGAACTGGAGATCTGGACCATGGGACTCTGGCAAGCTTGTGTTGTCCAGGAAGAAGGGGGAATGCAGTGCAAGGACTTCGATTCGTTCCTAGCTTTGCCTCCAGAGCTCAGGATTTCTAGGATTTTGATGGTTTTTTCCAATGGATCGGGGCTTTTGGGCCTCTTGCTCTCGGGCTTTGGGTTGGACTGTTTGAAAATTGGTGAAAGACAACAGGAACAAAAGAAACGGCTGTTGCTCTTTGGAGGAATGCTCTTCTGGATATCGGGGATTACAGCTATTGTCCCGGTTTCTTGGGTTGCCCATTCCACAGTCCAGGAATTTTGGGATGAGAATATACCAGATATTGTTCCCAGGTGGGATTTTGGGGAAGCGTTATTTGTTGGCTGGCTTGCTGGTTTTTGTCTTATATTAGGAGGATCCCTACTGAATTGCACAGTCTGTTCAACTGAAGTCCATCCATCTTCAGTCCATTATGCAGTAGCAGAACAGCAAGATCAGTGTCAACACTTGGAAACTGAAACTAGGCCTTAA
- the LOC104036681 gene encoding claudin-22-like — translation MNSVHRRRLQLVAFALSVLGWILTGTCNYLPDWKNRSLDLNVLELWTMGLWQACIVQDVGGTQCKDFDSFLALPLEFKISRILVSTSNGLGLLSLVIASLGLDCLKMEDTEQKLKKQLLLLGGVLLWMSGVLALVPVSWVAHTIIQEFWDEDIPEIVPRWEIGDALFSGWFGGFFIILGGSLLLSTICLSSDHQLPEQYAMADTQDMHPSTSGNRRL, via the coding sequence ATGAACTCGGTGCACAGACGCAGGCTACAGTTAGTTGCATTTGCGTTGTCTGTACTAGGATGGATTTTAACTGGTACCTGTAACTATTTACCAGACTGGAAAAATCGCAGCTTAGACTTAAATGTGCTGGAGCTTTGGACCATGGGACTCTGGCAAGCCTGTATAGTCCAAGATGTAGGAGGAACACAGTGTAAAGATTTTGATTCTTTCCTAGCTTTGCCTCTAGAATTCAAGATCTCCAGGATTTTAGTATCTACATCAAATGGACTAGGACTTCTGAGCCTTGTGATCGCTAGTCTTGGTTTGGACTGCCTAAAGATGGAGGATACAgagcagaagctgaagaaacagcTGTTACTACTTGGAGGAGTACTCCTGTGGATGTCTGGAGTTCTGGCCTTAGTCCCTGTTTCTTGGGTTGCGCATACGATAATCCAGGAATTTTGGGATGAAGACATCCCAGAGATTGTGCCCAGATGGGAAATAGGGGATGCACTGTTCAGTGGTTGGTTTGGTGGATTTTTTATAATTCTAGGAGGATCTCTACTCCTCTCCACAATCTGCTTATCATCTGACCATCAGTTACCAGAGCAGTATGCAATGGCAGATACGCAAGATATGCATCCATCAACATCTGGAAATAGACGACTTTAA